A genomic window from Elaeis guineensis isolate ETL-2024a chromosome 3, EG11, whole genome shotgun sequence includes:
- the LOC105041480 gene encoding RING-H2 finger protein ATL28-like produces the protein MAQHNFQIAGTKRYIVLDREGRKTQPHQASMSSNEWRTTEDQTRSCCRVVATLVLIGIFLFSCIIPFVLYYFSRNLLRSTWQAGTVGGRHYATTGLDQYLISTLPTFTFRRATYRGGKDKGTSAECAVCIDSVEDGEMVRLLPNCEHVFHVECIDMWLHSHSTCPVCRTEAEPGKMVAKMVVGEV, from the coding sequence ATGGCACAACATAACTTTCAGATAGCGGGGACAAAGAGATATATAGTACTAGATAGAGAGGGTAGAAAGACTCAGCCCCACCAAGCAAGCATGTCCAGTAACGAATGGCGCACTACGGAGGACCAAACAAGAAGCTGCTGCCGCGTTGTGGCAACGCTCGTTCTCATCGGCATCTTCTTGTTTTCATGCATCATCCCCTTTGTTCTCTACTACTTCTCCCGTAACTTGCTTCGCAGCACCTGGCAAGCCGGCACAGTTGGTGGTCGCCACTACGCCACAACCGGGCTCGATCAGTATTTGATCTCCACCCTGCCCACCTTTACCTTCCGAAGGGCCACCTATCGGGGTGGCAAAGATAAGGGGACCTCAGCCGAGTGCGCCGTCTGCATCGATAGTGTGGAAGACGGGGAAATGGTGAGGTTGTTGCCCAACTGTGAGCATGTCTTTCATGTGGAGTGCATCGACATGTGGTTGCACTCCCACTCCACTTGCCCCGTGTGCCGGACGGAGGCCGAGCCAGGGAAGATGGTCGCAAAAATGGTGGTAGGCGAGGTCTGA